Proteins encoded within one genomic window of Panicum virgatum strain AP13 chromosome 1N, P.virgatum_v5, whole genome shotgun sequence:
- the LOC120655727 gene encoding ABC transporter B family member 11-like, producing MHRLFAFADRRDAAMMAMGAAAAFANGLAMPLLTFLMGDLIDAFGAADRARVVHVVSKVAVRFVYVAIASGVAAFLQVSCWMVTGERHAARIRGLYLEAILRQDISFFDVETSTGEIIERMSSDTVLIQEASGEKVGKFLQLISTFLGGFIIAFARGWLLSLVMLSSIPLVVISAGAMSLVISKLTNRSQMAYAEAGKVVEQTIGSIRTVASFTGEKRAIDRYNEFLRTSYRSTVQQGIAMGLGIGSLLLIVFCSYALAVWYGARLIIEKGYTGGYIINVIMAIMTGAMALGNCSSCLSAFVSGRIAAYKMFATIYRSPEIDVHDKSGLVLENFMGDVELRDVHFSYPTRPEQSIFSGFSITIRTGTTMALVGESGSGKSTVISLVERFYDPQSGEVLLDGVNLKLLKLSWIRQKIGLVSQEPILFTTTIRENIRYGKKGASEEEIRSATMLANATKFIDKLPNGLDTMVGEQGTQLSGGQKQRIAIARAILKDPKILLLDEATSALDAESEHVVQEALNNIMVNRTTIIVAHRLSTVKNADTISVLHRGQLVEQGSHAEMIKNSNGAYSQLIRLQEVNAKRNGAYADSSNRTRTAFYTAKNNISDHSSRKPSFERSMSINSPPDGSRRNSNTFSSNEHEKMGEDDAKLGKKVLRRLLHLHKPETKILVLGCIAAAANGAILPVFGLMISSAIKTFYEPPHKLQKDSVFWAEMYVTLGVLSILIMPVQFSMFYMAGGKLIERIRALSFAQVVYREIGWFDDPLNSSGAIGSRLSTDAASIRGIAGDVLALLVQNISTAIVGIVIAMVANWKLACIVVCFVPCVFAQSFAQARFMRGFSADAKKTYEQASTIASDAIGNIRTVASFCIEERIVENYRKKCEGPVKQALRQGVISGAGYGFSFAMLFCFYAISFYVGALFIHDGTADVGQVFKVFFALTMMAVGVSQSSSMARDFSKVEDAAVSIFELIDRKSMIDASSEEGTILDTVQGDIELQHVTFKYPARNDVQIFRDLCLRIPSGTTVALVGESGSGKSTVISLIERFYDPDSGVILLDGKNLKSLKLSWLRQQVGLVGQEPVLFNDTIRANIAYGKEEEVSEEEIIAAAEAANAHRFISTLSSGYDTSVGERGVQLSGGQKQRIAIARAIVRDPKVLLLDEATSALDAESEHTVQEALDRVMVGRTTVVVAHRLSTITGADKIAVIKNGIVAEEGQHEQLLRAFPGGAYASLVALQSSTSS from the exons ATGCACCGGCTGTTCGCGTTCGCAGACCGGCGGGACGCGGCGATGATGgccatgggcgccgccgcggcctttgCCAACGGGCTCGCGATGCCGTTGCTCACCTTCCTCATGGGCGACCTCATCGACGCGTTCGGCGCCGCCGACCGCGCCCGCGTCGTGCACGTCGTCTCTAAG GTTGCCGTCCGATTTGTATATGTAGCAATAGCTTCTGGAGTGGCTGCCTTTCTTC AGGTGTCATGCTGGATGGTGACTGGAGAAAGGCATGCTGCACGTATTCGAGGGTTGTACCTTGAGGCTATACTAAGGCAAGATATTTCTTTCTTTGATGTGGAGACATCTACTGGAGAAATTATTGAAAGGATGTCTAGTGACACAGTGTTGATCCAAGAAGCCAGTGGAGAAAAG GTTGGGAAGTTTCTCCAGCTGATATCAACATTTCTAGGTGGATTCATAATCGCATTTGCAAGAGGCTGGCTTCTGTCCCTTGTCATGTTGTCAAGTATCCCTCTAGTTGTTATTTCTGCAGGAGCCATGTCACTTGTCATATCAAAGCTCACAAATCGTTCTCAGATGGCCTATGCTGAAGCTGGGAAAGTGGTTGAACAGACAATTGGATCAATCAGAACT GTGGCATCTTTCACTGGTGAGAAGAGAGCAATTGATAGATACAATGAGTTTTTAAGAACATCGTACAGATCAACAGTTCAGCAGGGAATTGCTATGGGACTAGGAATTGGTTCACTTTTGCTTATTGTTTTCTGCAGCTACGCATTGGCTGTATGGTATGGTGCAAGGCTAATTATTGAAAAGGGGTACACCGGGGGATATATCATCAATGTGATAATGGCCATCATGACTGGTGCAAT GGCTCTTGGGAATTGTTCTTCATGCTTAAGTGCTTTTGTATCAGGACGGATCGCGGCTTACAAAATGTTTGCAACAATCTACCGATCACCTGAAATTGATGTGCATGATAAGAGTGGCCTTGTATTGGAGAACTTCATGGGTGATGTTGAGCTTAGGGATGTCCATTTCAGTTACCCTACAAGGCCAGAGCAGTCAATTTTCAGTGGCTTCTCTATCACCATTAGGACTGGCACAACAATGGCATTAGTTGGGGAGAGTGGAAGTGGAAAGTCTACTGTGATTAGCTTGGTAGAAAGGTTCTACGATCCACAATCAGGTGAAGTTCTCCTAGATGGTGTTAATTTGAAGCTGTTAAAACTTAGTTGGATAAGACAGAAAATAGGGCTTGTCAGCCAAGAGCCAATTCTTTTCACGACGACAATAAGGGAAAACATCAGGTATGGAAAGAAAGGTGCATCTGAGGAAGAAATCAGGAGTGCTACTATGCTTGCCAATGCCACAAAGTTCATTGACAAGTTACCAAAT GGACTAGATACAATGGTTGGTGAGCAAGGCACTCAGCTTTCTGGTGGACAGAAACAAAGAATTGCAATTGCAAGAGCAATTTTGAAGGACCCTAAGATACTACTTCTTGATGAAGCTACAAGTGCACTTGATGCTGAGTCTGAGCATGTAGTTCAGGAGGCACTTAATAATATCATGGTGAACAGGACCACCATAATTGTAGCGCATCGCTTGAGCACTGTGAAAAATGCTGACACAATATCAGTGCTACACCGTGGACAGCTTGTTGAACAGG GATCACATGCTGAGATGATTAAGAATTCCAATGGAGCATACTCTCAACTAATACGGCTTCAGGAGGTCAACGCTAAAAGAAATGGGGCCTATGCAGACAGCTCCAACAGGACACGGACAGCATTTTATACTGCAAAAAACAATATCAGTGACCATAGTAGCAGAAAGCCATCCTTTGAGAGATCCATGAGTATAAATTCACCACCGGATGGAAGCAGAAGGAATTCAAACACATTCTCATCAAATGAACATGAGAAAATGGGTGAGGATGATGCGAAATTGGGGAAGAAAGTCCTCAGACGACTACTCCACCTCCATAAGCCCGAAACTAAAATCCTTGTATTAGGATGCATTGCAGCTGCCGCCAATGGTGCTATACTTCCTGTGTTTGGCCTCATGATTTCAAGTGCCATCAAAACATTTTACGAACCACCACACAAACTGCAAAAAGATTCAGTGTTCTGGGCAGAGATGTATGTGACACTGGGTGTGCTCTCCATCCTTATCATGCCGGTTCAATTCTCTATGTTCTACATGGCAGGTGGAAAGCTTATTGAGCGCATACGTGCATTATCATTTGCTCAGGTTGTTTACCGGGAAATAGGATGGTTTGATGACCCTCTGAATAGCAG CGGTGCAATAGGCTCTAGGTTATCCACAGATGCAGCATCTATCAGAGGTATTGCAGGAGATGTCCTTGCATTGTTAGTGCAAAACATAAGCACAGCTATTGTTGGCATCGTGATAGCCATGGTTGCAAACTGGAAGCTAGCATGCATAGTTGTATGCTTTGTTCCATGTGTATTTGCACAAAGCTTTGCTCAAGCAAGGTTCATGAGGGGTTTCAGTGCCGATGCCAAG AAAACTTATGAACAAGCAAGCACGATTGCTAGTGATGCCATTGGTAATATCAGAACTGTTGCTTCCTTCTGTATTGAAGAGAGGATAGTTGAAAACTACCGAAAGAAATGTGAAGGCCCTGTGAAGCAAGCACTTCGACAAGGGGTTATAAGTGGTGCCGGCTATGGATTCTCGTTTGCTATGCTGTTCTGCTTTTATGCTATATCTTTTTATGTTGGAGCTCTCTTTATACACGATGGGACAGCAGACGTTGGGCAAGTCTTCAAG GTCTTCTTCGCTCTAACCATGATGGCTGTTGGGGTTTCGCAATCGAGTTCCATGGCTCGTGATTTTAGCAAAGTGGAAGATGCAGCGGTTTCCATTTTTGAGCTTATTGATCGGAAATCCATGATTGATGCAAGCTCTGAGGAGGGAACGATACTTGACACAGTGCAGGGTGATATAGAGTTGCAGCACGTTACCTTCAAGTACCCAGCTCGGAATGACGTGCAGATCTTCAGAGACTTGTGCTTGAGAATCCCTTCTGGCACG ACTGTTGCACTTGTCGGAGAAAGCGGAAGTGGGAAATCGACGGTGATATCACTGATAGAGAGGTTCTACGACCCTGACTCCGGCGTGATCCTTCTAGATGGCAAGAATCTGAAGAGCCTCAAGCTCAGCTGGCTAAGGCAGCAGGTGGGGCTAGTTGGGCAGGAACCCGTCCTCTTCAACGACACAATCAGGGCAAACATCGCTTacggcaaggaggaggaggtctcCGAGGAAGAGATCATCGCCGCAGCGGAGGCGGCCAACGCTCATAGGTTTATCTCTACCCTCTCCAGCGGTTACGACACCAGCGTCGGCGAGCGCGGTGTGCAGCTCTCTGGCGGGCAGAAGCAGCGGATCGCCATCGCAAGGGCGATCGTCAGGGACCCCAAGGTGCTGCTTCTAGACGAGGCGACCAGTGCGCTGGATGCTGAGTCGGAGCACACCGTGCAGGAGGCACTGGACAGGGTGATGGTGGGCAGGACGACCGTGGTCGTGGCGCACCGGCTGTCAACTATAACCGGAGCGGACAAGATCGCCGTCATCAAGAATGGCATCGTCGCTGAGGAGGGCCAGCACGAGCAGCTGCTACGTGCTTTCCCCGGTGGGGCGTATGCGTCTCTTGTTGCGCTGCAGTCTAGCACAAGTTCGTGA